Proteins from one Puntigrus tetrazona isolate hp1 chromosome 10, ASM1883169v1, whole genome shotgun sequence genomic window:
- the si:ch73-52f15.5 gene encoding transcription cofactor vestigial-like protein 1, which yields MMTDRVLKHSEECKDPPQLFTYYQGDINTAVDEHFFRALNKATTPKDLSTKAKDSSRIPKSDVPSSSWASSALTWSKSTHSCSSSKLAQLTTMEPPPLSQGVIVNPSALSSSSSSSTSSSLWPCPPRQGTAFELPQILYQQPMAAESNASSYLNLLQMERPTGGIMISPFSKSETRPEWNSGTAYKDGSRIGLDSGVPVSEISKDLYWY from the exons ATGATGACGGACAGAGTGTTAAAGCACTCAGAGGAGTGTAAAGATCCTCCTCAGCTCTTTACATACTATCAAGGCGACATCAACACTGCAGTGGATGAGCACTTCTTCCGTGCCCTGAATAAAGCAACCACACCAAAAGACCTCAGTACTAAAGCCAAGGACAGCAGTAGGATTCCCAAATCTG ATGTTCCCTCATCATCATGGGCTTCTTCCGCTCTGACATGGTCTAAGTCCACACACTCTTGCAGCTCCTCAAAGCTGGCCCAGCTGACAACCATGGAACCCCCACCTCTATCCCAGGGAGTTATTGTGAATCCCTCAGCACTGTCATCGTCATCATCCTCATCCACCTCCTCATCCCTCTGGCCATGTCCACCCAGGCAGGGCACAGCCTTCGAACTGCCTCAAATACTCTACCAACAGCCAATGGCTGCTGAGAGCAATGCCAGTTCTTACCTGAACCTGTTACAAATGGAGCGACCGACAGGCGGCATCATGATCTCGCCCTTCTCAAAATCAGAAACCAGACCAGAGTGGAATTCTGGGACGGCCTATAAAGACGGAAGCAGGATCGGCCTAGATTCAG gtgTGCCTGTGTCAGAAATCAGTAAGGATTTGTACTGGTACTGA
- the tmtops3b gene encoding teleost multiple tissue opsin 3b yields the protein MVTVRYLMVLRESSENGSQLDTLTPVDLPEFSRTGFNVVAVCLGVIFAFGFLNNFLVLAVFARFHVLRTPINLILLNISVSDMLVCVFGTPLSFAASVHGRWLTGVHGCRWYGFANALFGIVSLVSLAVLSYERYSTILCCSKADVSDYRKAWLFIACCWLYSLLWTVPPLFGWSSYGPEGPGTTCSVQWNQRSLETRSYVICLFVFCLLLPLLLMVYCYGKILIAIHGVAKINQTAAQRRETHVLVMVVSMVSCYLLCWMPYGVVALLGTFSAGIVSPTASVVSSVLAKSSTVLNPIIYILFNNQFYRCFTALIRCGPEPPAHLTLHTEEVGAQQDCIAMGSYGTTSPPDTPDKFGSQRASVPQTNRTLVLVVHCTS from the exons ATGGTCACCGTCCGCTATCTGATGGTCCTCAGAGAGTCCTCAGAGAACGGCAGCCAGCTGGACACGTTGACTCCCGTAGATCTGCCTGAATTCAGCCGCACGGGATTCAACGTAGTGGCCGTGTGTTTGGGAGTAATTTTCGCGTTCGGTTTCCTTAACAACTTTCTTGTTCTTGCGGTCTTCGCCCGCTTCCACGTCCTGAGGACTCCGATCAACTTAATACTGCTGAACATCAGCGTGAGCGACATGCTCGTTTGTGTGTTTGGGACACCTTTAAGCTTCGCCGCGTCTGTGCACGGCCGGTGGCTGACGGGAGTTCACGGCTGCAGGTGGTATGGCTTTGCCAACGCACTGTTCG GTATTGTTTCACTGGTATCCCTTGCGGTGCTGTCATACGAGCGTTACAGCACCATTCTCTGCTGTTCAAAAGCAGATGTATCTGACTACAGGAAGGCCTGGCTCTTCATCGCATGCTGCTGGCTGTACTCTCTCTTGTGGACAGTGCCACCACTCTTCGGCTGGAGCAGCTACGGTCCTGAGGGACCCGGCACCACCTGCTCAGTCCAGTGGAACCAGCGTTCCCTGGAAACAAGATCTTACGTCATCTGCCTCTTTGTCTTTTGTCTGCTGCTGCCCCTGCTTCTGATGGTCTACTGCTACGGGAAGATCCTCATTGCCATTCACGGG GTTGCTAAGATCAATCAGACAGCTGCACAGAGGAGGGAAACGCACGTGCTGGTGATGGTGGTTTCCATGGTGTCCTGTTACCTGCTCTGTTGGATGCCGTACGGGGTCGTGGCATTGCTTGGCACGTTCAGTGCTGGTATTGTCAGCCCAACAGCCAGCGTTGTATCATCCGTACTAGCAAAGAGCAGCACTGTTCTGAACCCCATCATCTACATTCTGTTCAATAACCAG TTTTACAGGTGCTTTACAGCTTTAATAAGATGTGGACCAGAACCTCCAGCTCATCTCACCCTTCACACAGAAGAAGTTGGTGCTCAACAGGACTGCATCGCTATGGGGTCATATGGTACTACTTCTCCACCTGACACCCCAGACAAGTTCGGGTCCCAGAGGGCTTCGGTACCACAAACTAATAGGACTTTGGTGCTTGTGGTGCATTGCACTTCGTAA
- the htatsf1 gene encoding HIV Tat-specific factor 1: MSGNSDGNKEFLEQLRLQQLYGQRREGGEDPYTYVDPEDGTVYDWDHEKRAWFPKVNDDFIAAYQANYGFNEEGAPDPSAAVPVTACLPAKPEDSKKPEEPKKLEESSNQEKTKEAAQKGEKRKADPGWFEVEKEKNTNVYVTGLPPDITPDEFVEVMSKCGIIMRDPITEEYKVKLYKDKDGNQKGDGLCCYLKIESVALAVRLLDETEIRGYQLHVEEARFELKGQYDASKKKKKNKEYRKRLQQQQKQLDWRPEKAGETRKRHEKVVIIQNMFHPSDFEEDPLVLNEYRDDLRTECEKFGQVKKVIIFDRHPDGVASVAFKEPEEADMCQTALNGRWFGGRKLSALLWDGVTDYQVEETSREREERLKAWGSFLSDESASAAAKADPSKAAEQQNSSTQEAEEQTRQEEHANESSAKPQEGKDENEDEEEEEGGGEVASTDSSLAGSDNEDA, from the exons ATGAGTGGGAACTCGGATGGTAATAAAGAGTTCCTGGAGCAGCTCCGTTTGCAGCAGCTGTATGGACAGAGGCGAGAGGGCGGAGAAGATCCGTACACGTACGTCGACCCAGAAGACGGCACTGTGTACGACTGGGACCATGAAAAGAGAGCATGGTTTCCAAAG gTAAATGATGATTTCATTGCAGCATATCAAGCAAACTATGGATTCAATGAGGAAGGGGCACCTGATCCGAGCGCTGCGGTCCCCGTCACCGCATGTCTCCCTGCCAAACCCGAGGACTCCAAGAAACCAGAAGAACCTAAGAAGCTTGAGGAGAGCTCAAACCAGGAAAAAACTAAGGAGGCAGCTcagaaaggagagaaaaggaAAGCAGATCCAG GATGGTTTGAagttgaaaaggaaaaaaacaccaatGTTTATGTAACGG GTCTTCCTCCAGACATAACTCCTGATGAGTTTGTGGAGGTCATGTCCAAATGTGGAATTATAATGCGTGATCCTATCACAGAAGAGTATAAAGTCAAGCTCTACAAGGACAAGGACGGAAACCAAAAAGGAGATGGACTTTGCTGCTACCTAAAG ATAGAGTCTGTAGCTCTTGCCGTGAGGCTTTTGGATGAGACGGAGATTCGGGGCTACCAGCTGCATGTGGAGGAAGCACGATTTGAACTCAAAGGACAATATGACGCcagcaagaagaagaaaaagaacaaagaatATCGTAAAAGGCTCCAGCAGCAACAAAA GCAGCTGGACTGGAGGCCGGAGAAAGCTGGGGAAACTCGAAAAAGGCACGAAAAAGTCGTCATCATTCAAAACATGTTTCATCCCAGTGACTTTGAG GAGGATCCGTTGGTTCTGAATGAGTACAGAGATGATCTGCGGACGGAATGTGAGAAATTTGGGCAAGTGAAGAAGGTCATCATCTTTGAT AGGCACCCTGATGGAGTGGCATCCGTGGCTTTTAAAGAACCTGAAGAGGCGGACATGTGTCAGACGGCTCTGAATGGACGGTGGTTTGGTGGGAGGAAATTATCAGCACTTCTGTGGGATGGTGTAACTGACTACCAG GTTGAGGAAACCTCACGGGAACGAGAAGAGAGACTGAAAGCCTGGGGTTCTTTCCTCAGTGACGAAAGTGCGTCTGCCGCAGCTAAAGCAGACCCCTCAAAGGCGGCTGAACAACAAAATTCCAGCACACAAGAAGCAGAAGAACAGACTCGACAGGAGGAACATGCAAACGAAAGCTCCGCAAAACCACAGGAGGGGAAAGATGAGAacgaggatgaggaggaggaggagggtggAGGAGAAGTAGCGTCAACCGACAGCAGTTTAGCAGGAAGTGATAATGAGGATGCGTAG
- the fgf13b gene encoding fibroblast growth factor 13b, which translates to MSGKALLKTKEDKDATKEPQLKGIVTKLYSRQGFHLQLQADGTIDGTKEEDNSYAIFNLIPVGLRVVAIQGVQTKLYLAMNNEGYLYTSEHFTPECKFKESVFENYYVTYSSMIYRQQQSGRGWYLGLNKEGQIMKGNHVKKTKPAAHFIPKPLKVAMYREPSLHDLTEFSRSGSGTPTKSRSASAMLNGGKTLSQNEST; encoded by the exons ATGAGCGGGAAAGCATTACTAAAGACGAAAGAAGACAAGGATGCAACCAAGG AGCCTCAGCTCAAGGGGATAGTCACCAAGCTCTACAGTCGACAAGGCTTTCATCTACAACTCCAAGCTGATGGGACCATCGATGGTACAAAAGAGGAAGATAATAGCTATG CTATTTTCAACCTCATCCCCGTTGGGTTACGAGTGGTGGCTATACAGGGTGTCCAGACCAAGCTCTACCTGGCCATGAACAATGAAGGCTACCTGTATACATCT GAGCACTTCACGCCAGAGTGCAAATTCAAAGAGTCAGTGTTTGAGAACTATTACGTGACCTACTCGTCAATGATCTATCGGCAGCAGCAGTCGGGCCGAGGCTGGTACCTGGGTCTCAACAAAGAGGGTCAAATAATGAAGGGCAACCATGTAAAGAAGACAAAGCCGGCTGCACACTTCATCCCCAAACCTCTCAAAG TTGCCATGTACAGAGAGCCGTCGCTCCACGACCTGACCGAATTCTCCCGCTCCGGAAGTGGCACTCCAACGAAGAGCCGCAGCGCCTCGGCCATGCTCAATGGCGGCAAGACTCTGAGCCAGAATGAGTCAACATAA